The Colias croceus chromosome 18, ilColCroc2.1 genome has a window encoding:
- the LOC123699830 gene encoding protein max isoform X2, protein MMMSDDDRDIDIESDISYYNFQAENDSDSRPHARNGLSSGGYYSQAEKRAHHNALERKRRDHIKDSFTSLRDSVPALQGEKVASRAQILKKAAEYIQFMRRKNNSHQQDIEDLKRQNSLLETQIRALEKARATGNYMDAHELGLGIKSEDSSHDTDSSDGEGTTRRVKKLKINSVNV, encoded by the exons ATGATGATGAGCGACGACGACCGCGACATTGATATCGAAAGtgat ATATCATACTATAATTTTCAGGCCGAAAACGACTCTGACTCTCGTCCACATGCAAGGAATGGCTTAAGCAGTGGAGGTTATTATTCTCAA GCGGAAAAAAGAGCTCATCATAATGCTTTGGAAAGAAAGAGAAGAGATCACATAAAGGATAGCTTTACATCACTCCGAGATTCAGTACCAGCACTACAAGGAGAAAAAGTG GCGAGTCGAGCTCAAATATTGAAGAAAGCTGCAgaatatatacaatttatgaGGCGAAAAAACAACTCACACCAACAAGACATTGAAGATCTCAAACGGCAAAACAGTTTACTGGAGACACAAA TACGAGCGTTGGAAAAGGCTCGCGCAACCGGCAACTACATGGACGCACACGAATTGGGATTGGGCATTAAATCGGAAGACAGTTCACACGACACGGACAGTTCAGATGGAGAAGGCACCACTCGGCGGGTCAAGAAACTCAAGATCAACAGCGTCAAcgtttaa
- the LOC123699830 gene encoding protein max isoform X4 → MMMSDDDRDIDIESDAENDSDSRPHARNGLSSGGYYSQAEKRAHHNALERKRRDHIKDSFTSLRDSVPALQGEKVASRAQILKKAAEYIQFMRRKNNSHQQDIEDLKRQNSLLETQIRALEKARATGNYMDAHELGLGIKSEDSSHDTDSSDGEGTTRRVKKLKINSVNV, encoded by the exons ATGATGATGAGCGACGACGACCGCGACATTGATATCGAAAGtgat GCCGAAAACGACTCTGACTCTCGTCCACATGCAAGGAATGGCTTAAGCAGTGGAGGTTATTATTCTCAA GCGGAAAAAAGAGCTCATCATAATGCTTTGGAAAGAAAGAGAAGAGATCACATAAAGGATAGCTTTACATCACTCCGAGATTCAGTACCAGCACTACAAGGAGAAAAAGTG GCGAGTCGAGCTCAAATATTGAAGAAAGCTGCAgaatatatacaatttatgaGGCGAAAAAACAACTCACACCAACAAGACATTGAAGATCTCAAACGGCAAAACAGTTTACTGGAGACACAAA TACGAGCGTTGGAAAAGGCTCGCGCAACCGGCAACTACATGGACGCACACGAATTGGGATTGGGCATTAAATCGGAAGACAGTTCACACGACACGGACAGTTCAGATGGAGAAGGCACCACTCGGCGGGTCAAGAAACTCAAGATCAACAGCGTCAAcgtttaa
- the LOC123699706 gene encoding uncharacterized protein LOC123699706: MKTPGFTLALTLCILHCCSHVQARQFNFRFGNNYGTTVQVIEGTILPFVYQTYRNIHIPDGMSVTYVEVQVHSLSSPKVDYDNDAQQVSIAFSITQLSMSSYKIIVKAAPTNDVLISKEYFTIH, from the exons atgaaGACTCCAGGTTTCACGTTAGCTTTAACGTTATGTATATTACACTGTTGTTCACACGTGCAGGCCAGACAGTTCAATTTTAGATTTG GAAATAACTATGGGACCACTGTACAAGTAATAGAAGGGACAATACTACCTTTTGTCTATCAAACATATAGAAATATTCAC ATACCCGATGGAATGTCTGTCACCTACGTGGAAGTGCAGGTGCACTCTCTGTCCTCACCTAAAGTAGACTATGACAACGATGCGCAGCAAGTCTCTATTGCTTTTAGCATCACCCAACTGAGTATGTcttcatataaaatcatagTGAAAGCTGCTCCAACCAATGATGTGCTTATCTCAAAGGAATATTTTACGAttcactaa
- the LOC123699830 gene encoding protein max isoform X3: protein MMMSDDDRDIDIESDAENDSDSRPHARNGLSSGGYYSQAEKRAHHNALERKRRDHIKDSFTSLRDSVPALQGEKVSSSNFQASRAQILKKAAEYIQFMRRKNNSHQQDIEDLKRQNSLLETQIRALEKARATGNYMDAHELGLGIKSEDSSHDTDSSDGEGTTRRVKKLKINSVNV, encoded by the exons ATGATGATGAGCGACGACGACCGCGACATTGATATCGAAAGtgat GCCGAAAACGACTCTGACTCTCGTCCACATGCAAGGAATGGCTTAAGCAGTGGAGGTTATTATTCTCAA GCGGAAAAAAGAGCTCATCATAATGCTTTGGAAAGAAAGAGAAGAGATCACATAAAGGATAGCTTTACATCACTCCGAGATTCAGTACCAGCACTACAAGGAGAAAAAGTG TCTTCTTCTAATTTTCAGGCGAGTCGAGCTCAAATATTGAAGAAAGCTGCAgaatatatacaatttatgaGGCGAAAAAACAACTCACACCAACAAGACATTGAAGATCTCAAACGGCAAAACAGTTTACTGGAGACACAAA TACGAGCGTTGGAAAAGGCTCGCGCAACCGGCAACTACATGGACGCACACGAATTGGGATTGGGCATTAAATCGGAAGACAGTTCACACGACACGGACAGTTCAGATGGAGAAGGCACCACTCGGCGGGTCAAGAAACTCAAGATCAACAGCGTCAAcgtttaa
- the LOC123699830 gene encoding protein max isoform X5, with protein sequence MMMSDDDRDIDIESDAEKRAHHNALERKRRDHIKDSFTSLRDSVPALQGEKVSSSNFQASRAQILKKAAEYIQFMRRKNNSHQQDIEDLKRQNSLLETQIRALEKARATGNYMDAHELGLGIKSEDSSHDTDSSDGEGTTRRVKKLKINSVNV encoded by the exons ATGATGATGAGCGACGACGACCGCGACATTGATATCGAAAGtgat GCGGAAAAAAGAGCTCATCATAATGCTTTGGAAAGAAAGAGAAGAGATCACATAAAGGATAGCTTTACATCACTCCGAGATTCAGTACCAGCACTACAAGGAGAAAAAGTG TCTTCTTCTAATTTTCAGGCGAGTCGAGCTCAAATATTGAAGAAAGCTGCAgaatatatacaatttatgaGGCGAAAAAACAACTCACACCAACAAGACATTGAAGATCTCAAACGGCAAAACAGTTTACTGGAGACACAAA TACGAGCGTTGGAAAAGGCTCGCGCAACCGGCAACTACATGGACGCACACGAATTGGGATTGGGCATTAAATCGGAAGACAGTTCACACGACACGGACAGTTCAGATGGAGAAGGCACCACTCGGCGGGTCAAGAAACTCAAGATCAACAGCGTCAAcgtttaa
- the LOC123699628 gene encoding protein NDRG3-like: protein MPTTVHENIALLNMMSSDNLDDDLKSVALHYPSDRRLQSDGACVEERVRTSRGDILVAVRGDRKKRAIITYHDLGLNYAANFQAFFNFVDMRAILDKFCIYHVNAPGQEEGAPTLPEDFVYPSMDELSSQIDFVLGHFGIRSFIGFGVGAGANVLSRYALANPEKVDALILINCTSTQAGWTEWLYQKINSRQLRSSGMTQGALDYLMWHHFGRSTDNRNHDLVHVYKECFSHVNPVNLSMFIDSYLRRTDLGISRDSNSVKVPVLNVTGALSPHVEDTVTFNGRLEPSKTSWLCISDCGMVLEEQPNKISEAFRLFLQGEGYCR from the coding sequence ATGCCGACCACAGTACACGAGAACATCGCGCTCCTCAACATGATGTCTTCAGACAATTTAGATGATGATTTAAAAAGTGTTGCGCTACATTACCCTTCTGATCGACGCTTGCAAAGCGACGGCGCATGCGTGGAGGAGAGGGTCAGAACCTCGCGTGGCGACATCCTGGTGGCAGTCCGGGGGGACCGTAAAAAACGCGCCATAATCACCTACCACGACCTCGGACTTAATTATGCAGCGAATTTTCAAGcgtttttcaattttgttgaTATGAGAGCTATTTTGGACAAATTTTGCATCTATCACGTTAATGCTCCCGGCCAAGAAGAGGGTGCCCCAACCCTACCCGAAGATTTCGTTTATCCTAGTATGGATGAATTGTCTTCCCAGATTGATTTTGTTCTCGGCCACTTTGGAATAAGGTCGTTCATTGGATTTGGAGTAGGTGCAGGAGCTAATGTACTATCGCGTTATGCGCTCGCTAACCCAGAAAAAGTAGATGCGCTAATTTTGATCAACTGCACTTCCACCCAGGCCGGGTGGACCGAATGGCTCtatcaaaaaattaatagTAGACAGCTTCGTTCCAGTGGGATGACTCAAGGAGCCTTAGATTATCTCATGTGGCATCATTTCGGTCGAAGCACTGACAATCGTAACCACGATTTAGTGCACGTCTACAAAGAGTGTTTCTCACATGTGAACCCAGttaatttatctatgtttATTGATTCATACCTGCGCCGTACGGACCTGGGAATCTCGCGCGACAGCAACTCTGTCAAGGTCCCCGTCTTGAACGTAACCGGGGCTCTCTCTCCTCACGTGGAAGACACAGTGACATTCAACGGTCGTTTGGAGCCATCAAAGACGTCTTGGCTTTGTATTTCGGATTGTGGAATGGTTTTGGAGGAACAGCCTAACAAAATATCCGAGGCATTCCGATTGTTCCTTCAAGGGGAAGGTTACTGCAGGTAG
- the LOC123699830 gene encoding protein max isoform X6, producing the protein MMMSDDDRDIDIESDAEKRAHHNALERKRRDHIKDSFTSLRDSVPALQGEKVASRAQILKKAAEYIQFMRRKNNSHQQDIEDLKRQNSLLETQIRALEKARATGNYMDAHELGLGIKSEDSSHDTDSSDGEGTTRRVKKLKINSVNV; encoded by the exons ATGATGATGAGCGACGACGACCGCGACATTGATATCGAAAGtgat GCGGAAAAAAGAGCTCATCATAATGCTTTGGAAAGAAAGAGAAGAGATCACATAAAGGATAGCTTTACATCACTCCGAGATTCAGTACCAGCACTACAAGGAGAAAAAGTG GCGAGTCGAGCTCAAATATTGAAGAAAGCTGCAgaatatatacaatttatgaGGCGAAAAAACAACTCACACCAACAAGACATTGAAGATCTCAAACGGCAAAACAGTTTACTGGAGACACAAA TACGAGCGTTGGAAAAGGCTCGCGCAACCGGCAACTACATGGACGCACACGAATTGGGATTGGGCATTAAATCGGAAGACAGTTCACACGACACGGACAGTTCAGATGGAGAAGGCACCACTCGGCGGGTCAAGAAACTCAAGATCAACAGCGTCAAcgtttaa
- the LOC123699897 gene encoding uncharacterized protein LOC123699897 gives MGKSDIFKDQERRRGRPAGKNRVPLSVEERRARNAQYERERRVETSEAMAQLAQALGCEDTISNADILATAVQELQRAAGRDPSDDIMELRRCNAKLMQQIEDIEKRLTTWEERAEVRSKKSGGIKKKDKIKNKKVANAISISEEIKQEATEAEHPIANEPSPTEASACNDSQIIKSEPMQLTEAEPFQLDSIAAECPVNDWGIDDLIAEYL, from the exons ATGGGCAAAAGT GATATTTTCAAAGATCAAGAAAGGAGGCGAGGCAGACCCGCAGGAAAGAACAGAGTACCACTATCTGTT GAAGAAAGGCGGGCGCGAAATGCCCAATACGAAAGAGAGAGGCGAGTGGAAACCTCCGAGGCGATGGCGCAGCTAGCACAGGCTTTGGGCTGTGAAGATACG ATATCCAATGCTGATATTTTGGCAACGGCAGTGCAAGAGCTGCAGAGGGCTGCTGGTAGAGACCCATCTGATGACATTATGGAATTAAGACGTTGTAATGCTAAATTAATGCAACAGA TCGAAGATATAGAAAAACGTCTTACAACTTGGGAAGAGCGCGCCGAAGTGAGATCAAAGAAAAGTGGTGGCATTAAGAAAAAGGATAAGATAAAGAATAAGAAAGTAGCAAACGCAATATCTATTTCTGAAGAaattaaacaagaagcgaCCGAGGCTGAACATCCCATTGCTAATGAGCCATCACCGACTGAAGCATCTG cCTGTAACGAtagtcaaattataaaatctgaGCCCATGCAATTGACTGAAGCCGAACCATTTCAATTGGATAGCATTGCCGCTGAGTGTCCC GTGAATGATTGGGGTATTGACGATCTCATAGCTGAAtatttatag
- the LOC123699898 gene encoding uncharacterized protein LOC123699898 translates to MGSCRQCQQKHNTLLHSSNDDVTANLSTDEQVEPNESVAAFSRQMSKHVLLSTALIEVFNPINKQVEKVRALLDCGSQSSFITKSLQRRMSLRTCPLKAINVIGIGNNSSNTVYESCLTQIKSLNSNYSVTLSCLVLNELTGRLPKTPVDIQALKIPNSLTLADPEFYKSAPIEVLIGADIFWDILNSEQLSLGPNNPKLQNSKLGWIIAGPINNYFSKEIHCNHSRIANPTSNEIHKMLTKFWELEELPQKTVRSQNDIACEKHFLNTTTRLESGRFCVKLPLKDSPDCLGDSYSQAKKRFLNLEKRFRRNKELKSKYVEFIREYADMGHLSESPTPIPNPSYFLCHHAVIKENSESTKLRVVFDGSAPTTSGFSVNDILMVISPKCIVRFKLKVQIKICSSYYGEKMSLSLSKLCD, encoded by the exons ATGGGTTCATGTCGACAATGCCAACAAAAACACAACACTCTCCTCCATAGTTCTAATGATGACGTCACTGCCAACTTAAGCACAGATGAGCAAGTTGAACCAAACGAATCTGTAGCAGCCTTTTCTAGACAAATGTCCAAGCATGTTCTCCTATCTACAGCATTGATAGAAGTTTTTAACCCTATTAATAAGCAGGTAGAAAAGGTTCGCGCTCTCTTGGATTGTGGCAGCCAGTCTTCATTTATCACTAAATCCCTGCAACGGAGAATGTCACTAAGAACTTGCCCATTGAAAGCAATAAATGTCATTGGGATTGGCAATAATTCTTCTAATACAGTGTACGAAAGCTGTCTCACTCAAATAAAATCTCTAAATAGCAACTACAGCGTTACCCTTTCATGTCTTGTTCTCAACGAATTGACGGGCCGCTTACCTAAGACCCCAGTTGATATTCAAGCTCTCAAAATACCTAATTCTCTTACTTTGGCGGACCCTGAGTTCTACAAGTCAGCTCCGATTGAAGTTTTGATTGGAGCAGATATCTTCTGGGACATTCTAAACAGCGAACAGCTTTCTTTAGGTCCTAATAATCCTAAATTGCAAAATTCTAAACTCGGCTGGATAATAGCTGGCCCaatcaacaattattttagCAAAGAAATTCATTGCAATCATTCCAGAATTGCAAACCCTACATCTAACGAAATTCACAAAATGCTCACAAAATTCTGGGAGCTTGAAGAGCTACCCCAAAAAACTGTTCGAAGTCAAAATGACATAGCATGCGAAAAACACTTTCTAAATACCACCACTCGCTTAGAAAGCGGCAGATTCTGTGTGAAGTTACCCCTAAAGGACTCACCTGACTGCCTCGGCGATTCATACTCTCAAGCTAAAAAACGATTCCTAAATCTTGAGAAAAGATTTAGACGAAATAAAGAACTAAAATCAAAATACGTTGAATTCATTCGTGAATACGCTGATATGGGCCATCTATCTGAATCACCTACTCCTATTCCAAATCcatcatattttttgtgtcaCCATGCTGTCATAAAGGAGAATAGTGAATCTACCAAACTCCGAGTAGTGTTCGATGGCTCAGCCCCCACAACCTCTGGCTTCTCTGTCAATGACATCCTCATG GTGATATCGCCAAAATGTATCGTCAGATTCAAATTGAAagttcaaatcaaaatttgcAGCTCatattatggagagaaaatGAGTCTCAGCCTATCAAAACTCTGCGACTGA
- the LOC123699664 gene encoding uncharacterized protein LOC123699664, with the protein MYICKFICIFVILAVGIQAKNKKKNYPPHCTRVTKDTDYASRFKMDYPVVYIVPGQQEAYQKLYCINPPAINKAVTVVCDWAAPPLVQFTLGDEYMHVVRQDPSHRYLGNAVITTYQLCNHTTVLDKDNSNVTITEMYVDSNDIV; encoded by the exons atgtatatttgtaaattcatctgtatttttgtgatattagCGGTAGGGATTCAAgcaaagaataaaaaaaagaattatcctCCACATTGTACTCGGGTTACAAAAG ATACGGATTATGCATCGCGCTTTAAAATGGATTATCCTGTTGTATATATTGTTCCTGGACAACAGGAAGCTTATCAAAAG CTATACTGCATAAATCCACCAGCGATTAATAAGGCTGTGACCGTGGTGTGTGACTGGGCGGCCCCACCGCTTGTACAGTTCACCCTTGGAGACGAGTACATGCACGTAGTACGACAGGACCCTAGCCACAGGTACCTGGGGAACGCTGTGATCACCACCTATCAGCTCTGCAACCACACGACTGTCCTTGATAAGGATAACAGTAACGTTACTATTACGGAAATGTATGTTGATAGCAATGacattgtataa
- the LOC123699830 gene encoding protein max isoform X1 — protein MMMSDDDRDIDIESDISYYNFQAENDSDSRPHARNGLSSGGYYSQAEKRAHHNALERKRRDHIKDSFTSLRDSVPALQGEKVSSSNFQASRAQILKKAAEYIQFMRRKNNSHQQDIEDLKRQNSLLETQIRALEKARATGNYMDAHELGLGIKSEDSSHDTDSSDGEGTTRRVKKLKINSVNV, from the exons ATGATGATGAGCGACGACGACCGCGACATTGATATCGAAAGtgat ATATCATACTATAATTTTCAGGCCGAAAACGACTCTGACTCTCGTCCACATGCAAGGAATGGCTTAAGCAGTGGAGGTTATTATTCTCAA GCGGAAAAAAGAGCTCATCATAATGCTTTGGAAAGAAAGAGAAGAGATCACATAAAGGATAGCTTTACATCACTCCGAGATTCAGTACCAGCACTACAAGGAGAAAAAGTG TCTTCTTCTAATTTTCAGGCGAGTCGAGCTCAAATATTGAAGAAAGCTGCAgaatatatacaatttatgaGGCGAAAAAACAACTCACACCAACAAGACATTGAAGATCTCAAACGGCAAAACAGTTTACTGGAGACACAAA TACGAGCGTTGGAAAAGGCTCGCGCAACCGGCAACTACATGGACGCACACGAATTGGGATTGGGCATTAAATCGGAAGACAGTTCACACGACACGGACAGTTCAGATGGAGAAGGCACCACTCGGCGGGTCAAGAAACTCAAGATCAACAGCGTCAAcgtttaa